Within the Chlorocebus sabaeus isolate Y175 chromosome 19, mChlSab1.0.hap1, whole genome shotgun sequence genome, the region CTCTGATACTGAGTATTTGGAGCATCCTCTCATTTTGCACCTGAGATCAGTGCCTTTAGGACCCTCACTCCGCCCCAGGCCTGCAGAGAGGGGCTGTAGAGCTGGGGGAGGCAAGACAGATGCCACTGAGCTGTGTGTGCTTCCCTCGTGGGGAGACTGACCTCTCTATCCATCAattcccctcaccccaccccttcTGTGACCCATAATTCTAGACGCTTCCGCATTGTGCTTTAGCCTGTATTAAGCCCAAGAGTGACAGACTGAGGCCAGAGGGCTCCCTTTGCAGGGAGAAGTGGGGATGAGGGGTCCCCAGCAGGACTAACCCCACATTGGGAAGGGCTCCAGTCATGAGGTGATTGTCCTTGTTGAGCCCAAGGAATGATGGTGTTTTGTCCAAATTTCGACTGGGAACTAGTCAAGCCAAGGAGTCCAGTGCAGAGAGGACTCGGAGTAGAACGGATGACACCAAATGTGCTGAGAAGGGGCTGTGGGTCATTCCTGGGGGAGTCCCGTCCCACTGGTTAGGCAGTGATGGGAACCGGCGCCTTTGAAAGTGGTTTCCAAGCAGTGGGTATGGGCCCAGCAGGGCCCACATTGAGCTCATAGAGCCCAGAGGAACCCCGTTTCCAGCACCACAGCCAAGCAGAATTCGACCTCTCCAGCCAGGGGCTGTGCTGGGCAAAGGCCCGGGAAGAACGTCCCACGGGTTCAGGGCCCCTcagcctggcctggcccagcTCCTCTTCAAATGCTGACCATCCCTGCATCCTGACTTGGGGCCTGTTCTAGCCTTGCTGTGGGCTCCATCCTGGTCAGGACAGAATCCCTGGTGGgcctttcctgcctcagtctctcttcCCACAGGAGGAAGCCCAGGAGCAGGCACTGGGGAATCTTGGCCTGTGAGGTCGGGGAGCCCCCGAGCCTCAAATCCCACAGTTGCGAATCATTCCTGGTGAGAGCTGCGTCTGTGAGGGGATCCTAGGAGGGTCCTCAGAAAGCACGTTGCCTTTGACCCCACTTGGCCCTGGTGCAGACCCTTTTCCTCTGCCCCGACCCTCTCAGAGCACAGCAGGAGTGGGGATGGCTGAGCCCTGGGCCTGGGGGTGACGCTGGACTAGTGGTGTCAGCCCCTGAGACATGTGGCTGGTTAGGCATGTGGGGTTGGAAGCTGCCAATCCTGGAGAGTCACTGAAGCCGAAGTCTGCCCCAACCCCAGGGccaagcagcagcagctgcaggaagCACAGGTGACAGACACTCTGCGGGACACCACAGGTACCACCCAGAACCTTCTGCCCATGCATGTCCCTGGATTGGGAGGGCCCTGCCTGGATGCGGGTGGCTGGGTTGGTCACCTGGTTGCGTAGAAAGCCCCTGTGCTGGTTCAGCAGGACCCAGGTGTCATTGTGCAAGCGCTCCACCTTGTAACACAGGTAAGTCTCACGCTGTCCACTGACCCAAGGTTTATTGTTAAAGTTGGAAGTGAACGTGCCTGGATCCATCACATGTCTGTGGACAGCGGGGGAAAAGCCCAGAGGAGTAAGAGCCCTCGTGGTCtgccctgcctccccctccctctccacgCTTCCGCCCTTTCACCCCACCCTCCTTCCCCTTGCTCCCCACATCCCTTAGCACCTGTCAGAAGGGGCTCCCGCTCACTTACTGGAGCCTCCACACCTGCCCCTCTGACCCCTTCTGGGGCTCACTGGGAGATCGCTGCAGCCCTGGGGCCTGTCTAGGCCTTGTCAGGGCCTCCTCAGGTTCAGCTCAGTGTGCTCAGGCCCCCTCCCTGGGGTACAGCTGGGTCTTCTTCCCTGGCCGCACAATACACCCCAGTCCTGGCTCTGCTCGCTGTCAGTCCCTGCTGGAGGTGGACCCACCGGGGCTTCCCTCCTGCCTACAAGGTTAACTCTTGCCACACCTAGCATCAGGGCAGAGACGCTCCTGAGTGGGACCAGCGGGGAGAAGAGCCTgccagggacttttttttttttaaatcacaggaTTTGCTTCTGCTGCCAAAAATAATACCTGTCCTTACGAAACCACAAATTATAAAGGTAAAAGTGAATTATTAGCACCCAGTGCAGAGGCATTTCCAAACCAGAAACACCAGGTCTTCACCCCGGGCTGGACAGAGGGGAGGATGTGACCTTTGATAGGACTCTGCAGAGCACAGCTTGGAACTGGGAAGGGTCTGGCTGGGGAAGCCACGGGCATCAGCTGAGGGGTCATGTTGGGACCCcaaagaggcccagagagaggctGAGAAGAGGAGCAGCCCGGGAGTGGTGGGGCAGGGGAGACTGTCGGGGTGGCTAAGGAGGGACTCAGGAGAGTTGGGTGCAGGAGGAATGGGGTGGGTGAAGCACGCAGCAAGGTCTGGGTGGAGGGGCCATGAAAGTCAGGTCAGGACTCCCCtgggagacagacacacaggacAGGAACCCCTGCATTCCCTACCCAGGCCTGCCCACAATGACTGCAGCTTATTGCCGTGCATTTCACTGTTTCTCCCCATAATCAAtgtattgaagccctaacccccactCCCTCAAAGGGTGGCTGTATTTGGAAACAGgtcctttctttcttgtttgtttgtttgagaagtTGTTTCGCTCTTTTGCCCGGGTTGGAGGGTAGTGGCACAGTCTGGGCTccccgtaacctccgcctcccgggttcaagcgattctcctgcctcagcctcccgagtagctgggattataggcgcccaacaccactcctggctaatttttgtatttttgatggagatggggttttgccacactggccaggctggtgtcgaactcctgacctcaggtgagccacccacctcagcctcccaaagtgctgggattacaggcgtgagcctctgcatcTGGCCTGGAGACAGATCCTTTCATCAGATGATTAATTTAAATGAGGCCTTCAGTGTGGGCCCAAATTCACCTGGCTGGGGTCCATAAACGAGGAGGACATTTAGAGGCAGAGAGACCCCGGGAGTCCAAGTGCACAGAGGAACGGCCAGAGAGGACAGGGCCGGAAGGGACCCCCTGCCAGCCAGGAGGAGCGGCCACAGAGGACACAGCCCCGCCCACCCCCTCCACCCtggacttgcagcctccagatctgtgagaaaataaatgcctgCCCTGTGGGCACCCGCCCGGGCCACCTTCTATAGCAGTGGAAGCCTGAAGCTCTGTTTCCACGGAGGCAGCTCCTTCTCAGGGGCTCAGGTCAGCCTTGAAAGATGTTACTCAAAGCTTCTAACTGTTGGGCTTGTGAATATTCATACCCACTTACTACGTCCAGTTTTATGACAAATATGATTATGCCAGGGAGATAGAAGGAGCCAGGCTGGGGATCCCAGGCTGTGGGGAGGGCAGCCTCGGGGATGGATGGAGGTTGCTCTGGAGGCAGAAGGGGCCTCTCACTCACAGGAGGGGCccaggaaaggaaggggaaaggcagGGAAGTGGAGGGAGCATGAGGAGTTGGGGTGAGGTGGTGTGACCATGAGGGCAGGCaggggggcaggagggagggcaggagggcctGGCCAGGAGAGGACCTGGTCTGGGACAGAGGGGAGGCCTCAAGAGGGTAAGCAGGAGGTGAGAGGAGAGAGGCGATGAGCCTGGAGGGAGACCCTCACCTGAGAAGCTCCCCCAGCATGGCGTGCAGTAATGTATAATGTTTAGGCAGATTCTTCCGAGGCTTAAATGGCTTTCCTTGGCCGTCCACGAACTCGTTCCAACAGTGTTGAAATtctgagaaaaagaagacagaacgCAGTCAGGCCCGCCTGGCCTGTCTTCTGTGACCTTGGGGCCCTCCCCTCCCAGACAGACTCTGGATACTAGTTACAGTCACGGCCAGACCCAACCCCACAGGCTCCCCTGGGACACTTGGCCTTTGCAGGCATCACAGCAGATCCACAGGAATGTGTGGGAGGGACCCATCACAGAGCCTCACTCAGTCTCTCCCACACCTCTGAGCCTCCCACTTCTCACCGTTATAATTCATGATCTTCATGGTGGCATGCGGACCGCCTCCTGGTAATCTGGTTTCCAGAAGTAGTAGAGGCGGGCAACAAAGATGGTCAGGGTAACCTTCGGGTCCTCGGCCAGGAACGTGGCCACACTGTTTGCACACCTTGTGCAGGGGCTCCAGGATACGTACCAGGTGACCTCGTACTCCTGGTCACGATGCAGCTGCCTCCACTCGCGGAACCAGTGGAGGAACTTCATCTCTGGGTGGTCCTTAGCCTCGGGGTACAGCTGGGAGAGGAGCAGGGGCAGGGGAAGCTCTGAGagggggagcaggaggagagcaGGGGTGATGCAGGGGGAAGAGGGGCCAGGACAGGAGCCCAGGGGATCTTGGCACTGAAGCTCCTTTCCTCCATCCCCCCTGTTTAGTTTGAGTGATTGTCTGCTCCAAAGCTCATGTTAATTGCTATGGTAATGGCCTTAAGAGGTGGCACCTACAAGCGGCTATGAGGCTGTGGGGACTGCACCTTTGTGGGTGCCACTGCTGTGGTTATTCAAGGGCAACTTTAGCCCCACTTTCTGTCTCTTGCCCTCTAGCTGGAGGGGCAGTGTGTAAGATTAAACTCCTGCTTCCTCTTGTCCCCATGGCATGGAGCAGCAGTGACCCAACATCCCAGGCCACTCTATCTGGAGCATCCCCTGAGCTTCTGGCAACCACCTTCACCCCCAGGTGACTGTGCAGCTCGCAGGCCCTGGAAAGTCGCTGGTGCCTTGACAGTGGACTTCCCAGCGTCTAGAACTCGAGCCAGCACATTTCTATTCATTGTGAATGTCCCCATCTCAGTTCTGCTGTTGAAGCATCACAAGGTGCACCAAGACACGTGCTTCCCTTCATTTGGGAGTTTTCCCAGCCCTGTTCACGGCCTCGTGTGTGAATTCTGGCATTCATTCTCCCAAGCATCCATTCACCAGGCATCCTCAGCCCCTGCTGTGGCCTGGCCCTCTGGGGTCTGCCTTATTCCCTGTCTGCGGTCAGCTGGGGAGGCCACTGGACCTTCACTGTCCATTTCGGGGGGGTCGGGCACTGGCCAAGggggctactgagcacttgaaatggggCTCTGATTAGAGACCTGAGCACCTGAAAAATACACcgctcatttctctttttttttttgagacggagtttcactcttgttgcccaggctggagtacaacgatgcaatctcagctcactacaacctctgcctcatgagatcaagcgattctcctgcctcagcctcccgagcagctgggaatacaggcgactgccaccacgcctagctaatttttttgtattttagtagagacgggatttcaccatgttgcccaggccggtttCGAAtatctaacctcaggtgatccacccgcctggcctcccaaagtgctgggattacaggtgcgagccacccaCCGTACATGACCCACACAGCTCATTTCAAAGACTCAGtgtgacaagaaaaagaaacttcattATCTTGTCAagaattttatgttaattattgTTGAAGTAATATGTTAGCTAcactggattaaataaaatattaaaattaggcggggtacggttgctcacacctgtaatcccaacactttgggaggccgagtcaagtggatcacctgaggtcaggagttcgagaccagcctggtcaatatggtgaaaccccatctctactaaaaatacaaaaaaattacctgggcatggtggtgggtgcctgtaatcccagctacttgggagtctcaGGCGacagaatcgcttggacccaggaggcagaggttgcagtgagctgagatcgcgccattgcactccagcctgagcaacaagaacaaaacttcgtctcaaaaaagaaaagaaaagaaaagaaattaaaaacaaggcCTTTTGTGCAGTGGCAACCCCCCTCCACCATCCGATCCCAGGACAGTCCAGCGGGAAGGTCAGGGCCACGGACTTGGAAAGTGTGGGAGAGAAGGGCACCCTGGACAGCCCGCCGCCGGGCATTTCACTCATCAGTGCGTGGTTTGCTTTCCCGGGTGGTACCTCGCCTTGAAAGATGTTTGCGTCCAAAGGGGGCCCTGAAGGGTCCTTTGTTTTCACTTCGTAGCACAGCCAGACGGTATTCCGACCAGAAAGGATGGGTCTGTTATTGAAGTAGTAGACGAATATGTCTGGTTCCATTTGCTCCACCATGTTTCTGAAGACATAAGAGAGAAACCAACCAATGCAGAGAGCACTCCTGGGTGCCCTCTGGGCTAGTATCCACTAAACACAGCCCCCTGGATGGCTCTAGgcctcccccatccctccacaGCCCTGAGAATTTcagcagagattgcaatgagctgagatcgcgccactgcactccagcctgggtgacaagagcgaaactctgtctcaaaaaaaaaaaaaaaaaagagaaaaaaaaagaaagagagacagaataaaactTTTCACCCCAAAATAATAGCTTTTAACCTTTTAACTCAGTTCCTTCCTGCCATTTCACCTCTGTATATTACTATTGTTAAATCACGGTAGAACCGAATTCTGAGGCCCAGGCCACTCTTCTAAGTGCTGCGTGGGTTTGAACTCATGTGAGGCTGCCCTAGGCCTGCAGGGGCCATTCCCATCTTATAGAGGAGGGGCCAGAGGCGCAGAGAGGCAGGGTAACCTGCCCAGGCCACAGAGTTGTGGACAAATGGAGTGGGGGCCCCTTTCCAGGCCAGCCGTGTCCAGTCTGTGTATTACCAGCCCTGCAGGAGGGAGCCATTGGGGACCGGGCTCTCTtcttactaaattttaaaataaaagcatttcccTGGATCATTGAGATTTTTCCCAtgtatttcatgtttttgtttttgtttttttttcttttgagatgaggttttgctcttgttgcccaggctggagtgcaatggggcgatctcggctcaccgcaacctccacctcctgggttccagcgattctcctgtctcagccacccgagtagatgggattacaggcgcctgacaccacacctggctaatcacgtatttctagtagagacagggtttatccatgtttgtcaggttggtctcgaactcctgacctcaggagatccacctgactcggcttcccaaagtgctgggatgacaggcttgagccacctttCCCGGCCACTATATTCCATGTTACTGGTGTCATTATAAATGGTGAATGCTGATCGTAGAGGAAGAGTGTATGTTTGGGGTCATCTGCATCCTCCTCTGCCCACAGTGGAGATGTCTTTGGAAGACATGATTTATCTTGTGCTTCAGAGACCATTCCCTCCCCACACCCTCTCCTAAGACTTGGTATTTAAGCAAAGTAAATCTTACAGAAAATCCATCGAAGCTCTGTGAACAAAATTCCACATTGCTCCAATCATAATTTGGTTCAATTCTCCCAGTTCCAGAGTTCAGGAATGGCAGGGAGCACACAGAGGGAGCACCCTCCCAGGGCAGGGAGCACCACCTCAGTCATGACTTTCACGGGAGAGTCTCAGCGGGGGACCTGGActggggcaggtgggggaggcgGCCCATTCAGAAGCAGCAGTGGGGCGACCACACAGCAGGGCAAGGAGCCTGGCTGGGAATGGGGATTGCAGGGGAACCAGAGGGGAGGGAGCCCAGGGCTTGGGCTAGGGCAGGGGGAGGCCAGGGCTGACGCCCAGCAGGGCCACCAGGGAGGAAGGGGCAGCAGAAGGGCCCAGCGGGTAGAGCGGGCAGCAGTACCTGATTTGAGGATTCATCCTTTGCCGGCTAGTCCTGACTATGATCTTTGTCTGGTGCACCACGGTTTCGCTTTCCGCTACAGGTTCCTGGTTTTAGGACAGCCCTCCTTAAAGTGACCTCCCAGGGCCTTGTGAGTCATGGCCCCTCTCCCTTCCTGCTCTGGCACTGGTGTGGGAGGCGCTGGGATGCTTTGTCTTCCTCAGGCTCTCACTCTCTTTCTGGTTTTCTCTGGGGCCCTCCCCCTGGCAGAGGGACATTTCTAAAGACAGGCCGCTCTGTGCAGCAGGACCCAAGGTGGGTCCACAACAGGCTGAGTCAGCAGAGCAGACGCCCCTCCCCTGGAGTCAGCAGCGCAGACGCCCCTCCCCTGGTTGTCCCGCCCAGCTGGAGCCGCCTCTCCACCCTCAAGACAGACAGGCTGATGCCTCTGCAGGGATTCCCAGATCTTGCCCTCAGGGATCATCCCAGAGACACCTTCCACCCAGCAGCCATGGGGACAGGGAGGAAGAGTGAAGGGCATGGCGTCTGCCTCCCCCCAGGCCTTCACACTCGGAGGCCACCAtgggagggaggggcagcaggTGGGGGTGGGCCTCAGATGTCCCACCAGGATGTCATGCGGACCCCCAAACTgtgctccttccttcctgcttctctTTCCCCATGTCCTGCCCGGAGTTGCTCCCTGGTAGGATGAACTTTTACCCTCTCTTGTCCCCATGTCATGGAAGGGCAGCGGCTGGTGTCCCAGGCCAGCCTGTCTGGAGCCTCCCTGTGGGTCTCACAGCTCCCTTCCCCTGGTAGCGTGCTCCCATAGTGCAGAGACCTAAAAATCACACAAGGTGTAtatacatttgtctttttgtttgttggttggttggtggttttttgtgcttttctcagatggagtcttgctctgttggctaggctggagtgcaatagcgtgatctcaggtcaccgccacctctgcctcccaggttcaagcaattctcctgcctcagcctcccaagtaactgggattacaggtgcctgcaaccatgcccggttaatttttgtatttttagtagaggcagggtttctctatattggtcaggctggtctcgaactcgtgacctgaggagatccgccggcctcagcctcccaaagtgctgggattataggtgtgagccaccatgcctggctacaacatataaatttggaaaggagactttatttcttGATAAGGGTGACAGCCTGCAGGTGGCCATCCCACAGCCTGGGAAAAGCAGCCTCTGGGAAACACCAGAGACAGACATTTAGAAGCAGGAGGGGTTGGGGCAGGAGCTTTAAGCTGAAGGGGTTGgctaaacatacatattcaacaggctacaggaggagctatgaatattcatgtaggTGGCTGCAGTCCATGCTTGTTGAACAAACATGTGTGTAACACATGATCCcaggcgggcacagtggctcatgcctgtaatcccagcactttgggaggccgaggcaggtggatcatctgaggtcagtgtcaggcctctgagtcgGAGCTAAGCCATTGTAACCCCTGTGaactgcacatatacatccagatggcctgcaGCAGCCAAGAAGTCTGGAGCAGTTGaaaaaccacaaaagaagtgaaacagCCAGTTTCTCCCTTAACTGATTAACCAACCTTGAGACATTCCACCGTTATGACTTGCTCCTGCCCTGCCCTAACTGATCAATCATCCTTATGACACTTTTCCTGGACAATGGGTCTCATGGTCTCCCCACCACGCACCTTGTGACCCCCTCCCCTGCTGACAACAGATGACCACCTTCGACTGTAACTTTCCGCTGCCTACCCAAGTCCTATAAAGCTGCCCCCGtcctatctcccttcgctgactctcttttcagactcagccctcTTACACCCAAGTGAATAAACGGCCTTATTGCTTACACAAAGCCTGTTTAGGTGGTCTTCTATATGGACACGTGTgacagtcaggagttcgagaccagtctggccaatatggtaagacctcgtctctattaaaactacaaaaattagtcgggcgtggtggcgggtgcctgtaattccagctactcaggaggctgaggccggagaatcacttgaacctggtaggtggaggttgcagtgaactgagatcatgccacagcgctccagcctgggagacagagtgagagtccatcacaaaaacaaacaaacagcaacaacaacaaaaaaaaactaaaaaaaacccaaccatATAATCCTTCCTCATGTTGTGGTGGAGACAACATTTAAATATACTACAATTAAACCTgtattaagggaggagaccacccctcacattgtcttatgcccaatttctgcctccaaagaaagaaaaagtaaaaactagaaggcagaaatgaaatccacaagcagacagcccggcaccacaccctgggcctggtagttaaagatcgacccctgacctaatcggttatgttttctatagattacagacattgtatcgaaaagcactgtgaaaatccctatcctgttttgttccaatctaattaccggtgcatgcagccccccccagtcacatacctcctgcttgctcaatcaatcatgaccctctcatgcacacccccttagagttgtgagcccttaaaagggacaggaattgttcactcagggagctcggctcttgggACAGGAGTCTTGCCCATGCCCCCGGCCAAATAAAGCcgttccttctttaactcagtgtctgaggagttttgtctacAACtcatcctgctacatttcttggttccctgaccgggaAGTGAGGTGATTGGCGATGGTCAAGGCAGCTCCTTAGGCGGCTTAAGCCTGCCCTATGAAACATCCCTGTGGGGGGACTCCAACCAGCCCGAGCGACACGGACCCTGAGAGCGCTCCCCAGTAGGCATTTGCCCCGGTGGGAAGCCTCGCCAGAGCAGTGTGCGGCAGGCCCCCATGGAGGATCAACGCAGTGGCCGAACACTGGGAAGGAAT harbors:
- the APOBEC3G gene encoding DNA dC->dU-editing enzyme APOBEC-3G (The RefSeq protein has 10 substitutions, 1 frameshift compared to this genomic sequence), whose amino-acid sequence is MVERMKPGIFVYYFNNRPILSGRNIVWLCCEVKTKDPSGPPLDANIFQGELYPEAKDHPEMKFLHWFRKWRQLHRDQEYEVTWYVSWSPCTRCANSVATFLAEDPKVTLTIFVARLYYFWKPHYQEALRILCQKRGGPHATMKIMNYNEFQHCWNEFVDGQGKPFKPRKNLPKHYTLLHATLGELLRHVMDPGTFTSNFNNKPWVSGQRETYLCYKVERSHNDTWVLLNQHRGFLRNQAPDRHGFPKGRHAELCFLDLIPFWKLDDQQYRVTCFTSWSPCFSCAQKMAKFISNNKHVSLCIFAARIYDDQGRCQEGLRTLHRDGAKIAVMNYSEFEYCWDTFVDRQGRPFQPWDGLDEHSQALSGRLRAILQNQGN